From Mustela erminea isolate mMusErm1 chromosome 1, mMusErm1.Pri, whole genome shotgun sequence, a single genomic window includes:
- the EDEM1 gene encoding ER degradation-enhancing alpha-mannosidase-like protein 1 isoform X1: MQWRALVLGLVLLRLGLHGVLWLVFGLGPSMGFYQRFPLSFGFQRLRAPDGPESPALGPAGRPGPPGGPSGPSWLQPPVSGAAAAAAGRRRAPRRPEPGVCGPAHWGYVLGGRGRDRDEYEKRYSGAFPPQLRAQMRDLARGMFVFGYDNYMAHAFPQDELNPIHCRGRGPDRGDPSNLNINDVLGNYSLTLVDALDTLAIMGNSSEFQKAVKLVIDTVSFDKDSTVQVFEATIRVLGSLLSAHRIITDSKQPFGDMTIKDYDNELLHMAHDLAVRLLPAFENTKTGIPYPRVNLKTGVPPDSNNETCTAGAGSLLVEFGILSRLLGDSTFEWVARRAVKALWNLRSNDTGLLGNVVNIQTGRWVGKQSGLGAGLDSFYEYLLKSYILFGEKEDLEMFNAAYRSIQNYLRRGREACNEGEGDPPLYVNVNMFSGQLMNTWIDSLQAFFPGLQVLIGDVEDAICLHAFYYAIWKRYGALPERYNWQLQAPDVLFYPLRPELVESTYLLYQATKNPFYLHVGMDILQSLEKYTKVKCGYATLHHVIDKSKEDRMESFFLSETCKYLYLLFDEENPVHKSGTKYMFTTEGHIVSVDKHLRESPWKEFFSEDGGQDQEGKSVHRPKSPELKVINSSSNCNRVPDERRYSLPLKSIYMRQIDQMVGLI, from the exons ATGCAATGGCGAGCGCTCGTCCTGGGGCTGGTGCTCCTCCGGCTTGGCCTCCATGGAGTGCTGTGGCTCGTCTTCGGGCTGGGGCCCAGCATGGGCTTCTACCAGCGTTTTCCGCTCAGCTTCGGCTTCCAGCGCCTGAGGGCCCCCGACGGCCCCGAGTCTCCTGCCTTGGGGCCCGCCGGCCGGCCCGGGCCGCCCGGGGGGCCGTCGGGGCCGTCGTGGCTGCAGCCGCCCGTCTctggggcggcggcggcggcggcgggacgGCGGCGGGCCCCGCGGCGGCCGGAGCCGGGAGTGTGCGGGCCGGCCCACTGGGGCTACGTGCTGGGCGGCCGGGGCCGCGACCGGGACGAGTACGAGAAGCGCTACAGCGGCGCCTTCCCGCCGCAGCTGCGCGCCCAGATGCGCGACCTGGCGCGGGGCATGTTCGTCTTCGGCTACGACAACTACATGGCGCACGCCTTTCCCCAGGACGAGCTCAACCCCATCCACTGCCGCGGCCGAGGGCCTGACCGCGGGGACCC ttcaaATCTGAACATCAATGATGTCCTGGGGAATTACTCATTGACTCTTGTGGATGCACTGGATACACTTGCA ATAATGGGAAATTCATCTGAGTTCCAGAAAGCAGTCAAGTTAGTGATCGACACAGTTTCATTTGACAAAGATTCCACCGTCCAAGTCTTTGAGGCCACAATCAG GGTCCTAGGAAGCCTCCTTTCTGCCCACAGAATAATAACTGACTCCAAACAGCCCTTTGGTGACATGACAATTAAGGATTATGATAACGAATTACTGCACATGGCCCACGACCTGGCTGTGCGCCTCCTGCCGGCCTTTGAGAACACCAAGACAGGGATCCCCTATCCTCGG GTGAATCTAAAGACAGGCGTTCCTCCTGACAGCAATAATGAGACGTGTACAGCAGGTGCCGGTTCCCTTCTGGTGGAATTTGGGATTCTGAGCCGACTCCTGGGGGATTCTACATTTGAGTGGGTGGCCAGACGTGCTGTGAAAGCCCTTTGGAACCTGCGGAGCAATGATACGGGATTATTAG gcAATGTGGTGAACATTCAGACGGGCCGCTGGGTTGGAAAGCAGAGCGGCTTGGGCGCTGGCCTGGACTCCTTCTATGAATACCTCTTGAAATCTTACATTCtctttggagaaaaggaagaccTCGAGATGTTTAATGCTGCGTACAGGAGTATTCAGAACTACTTAAGAAGAGG TCGGGAAGCCTGTAACGAAGGAGAAGGAGACCCGCCGCTGTATGTGAACGTGAACATGTTCAGCGGGCAGCTGATGAACACTTGGATCGACTCTCTGCAGGCCTTCTTCCCCGGACTGCAG GTTCTGATAGGAGATGTGGAAGATGCCATCTGCCTCCATGCCTTTTACTATGCCATCTGGAAACGCTACGGGGCCCTCCCTGAGAGGTATAACTGGCAGCTCCAGGCCCCCGACGTGCTCTTCTACCCGCTGAGACCCGAGTTAGTGGAGTCTACATATCTTCTCTACCAG gCAACCAAGAATCCCTTCTACCTCCATGTAGGAATGGATATTCTGCAGAGTCTGGAAAAGTACACAAAAGTCAA GTGTGGTTATGCAACGTTGCATCACGTCATAGACAAATCCAAAGAGGACCGGATGGAGAGCTTCTTTCTCAGTGAGACCTGTAAATACTTGTATCTG cTATTTGATGAGGAGAATCCAGTCCACAAGTCTGGAACCAAATACATGTTTACAACAGAGGGACACATTGTATCTGTGGATAAACATCTGCGGGAATCACCCTGGAAGGAATTCTTTTCTGAAGACGGAGGGCAGGACCAAGAAGGGAAGTCTGTGCACAGGCCTAAGTCACCCGAGTTAAAAGTCATCAACTCCAGCTCCAAC tgcaATCGTGTTCCTGACGAGAGGAGATACTCGCTGCCCTTAAAGAGCATCTACATGCGGCAGATCGACCAAATGGTTGGCTTGATATGA
- the EDEM1 gene encoding ER degradation-enhancing alpha-mannosidase-like protein 1 isoform X2, giving the protein MQWRALVLGLVLLRLGLHGVLWLVFGLGPSMGFYQRFPLSFGFQRLRAPDGPESPALGPAGRPGPPGGPSGPSWLQPPVSGAAAAAAGRRRAPRRPEPGVCGPAHWGYVLGGRGRDRDEYEKRYSGAFPPQLRAQMRDLARGMFVFGYDNYMAHAFPQDELNPIHCRGRGPDRGDPSNLNINDVLGNYSLTLVDALDTLAIMGNSSEFQKAVKLVIDTVSFDKDSTVQVFEATIRVLGSLLSAHRIITDSKQPFGDMTIKDYDNELLHMAHDLAVRLLPAFENTKTGIPYPRVNLKTGVPPDSNNETCTAGAGSLLVEFGILSRLLGDSTFEWVARRAVKALWNLRSNDTGLLGNVVNIQTGRWVGKQSGLGAGLDSFYEYLLKSYILFGEKEDLEMFNAAYRSIQNYLRRGREACNEGEGDPPLYVNVNMFSGQLMNTWIDSLQAFFPGLQVLIGDVEDAICLHAFYYAIWKRYGALPERYNWQLQAPDVLFYPLRPELVESTYLLYQVWLCNVASRHRQIQRGPDGELLSQ; this is encoded by the exons ATGCAATGGCGAGCGCTCGTCCTGGGGCTGGTGCTCCTCCGGCTTGGCCTCCATGGAGTGCTGTGGCTCGTCTTCGGGCTGGGGCCCAGCATGGGCTTCTACCAGCGTTTTCCGCTCAGCTTCGGCTTCCAGCGCCTGAGGGCCCCCGACGGCCCCGAGTCTCCTGCCTTGGGGCCCGCCGGCCGGCCCGGGCCGCCCGGGGGGCCGTCGGGGCCGTCGTGGCTGCAGCCGCCCGTCTctggggcggcggcggcggcggcgggacgGCGGCGGGCCCCGCGGCGGCCGGAGCCGGGAGTGTGCGGGCCGGCCCACTGGGGCTACGTGCTGGGCGGCCGGGGCCGCGACCGGGACGAGTACGAGAAGCGCTACAGCGGCGCCTTCCCGCCGCAGCTGCGCGCCCAGATGCGCGACCTGGCGCGGGGCATGTTCGTCTTCGGCTACGACAACTACATGGCGCACGCCTTTCCCCAGGACGAGCTCAACCCCATCCACTGCCGCGGCCGAGGGCCTGACCGCGGGGACCC ttcaaATCTGAACATCAATGATGTCCTGGGGAATTACTCATTGACTCTTGTGGATGCACTGGATACACTTGCA ATAATGGGAAATTCATCTGAGTTCCAGAAAGCAGTCAAGTTAGTGATCGACACAGTTTCATTTGACAAAGATTCCACCGTCCAAGTCTTTGAGGCCACAATCAG GGTCCTAGGAAGCCTCCTTTCTGCCCACAGAATAATAACTGACTCCAAACAGCCCTTTGGTGACATGACAATTAAGGATTATGATAACGAATTACTGCACATGGCCCACGACCTGGCTGTGCGCCTCCTGCCGGCCTTTGAGAACACCAAGACAGGGATCCCCTATCCTCGG GTGAATCTAAAGACAGGCGTTCCTCCTGACAGCAATAATGAGACGTGTACAGCAGGTGCCGGTTCCCTTCTGGTGGAATTTGGGATTCTGAGCCGACTCCTGGGGGATTCTACATTTGAGTGGGTGGCCAGACGTGCTGTGAAAGCCCTTTGGAACCTGCGGAGCAATGATACGGGATTATTAG gcAATGTGGTGAACATTCAGACGGGCCGCTGGGTTGGAAAGCAGAGCGGCTTGGGCGCTGGCCTGGACTCCTTCTATGAATACCTCTTGAAATCTTACATTCtctttggagaaaaggaagaccTCGAGATGTTTAATGCTGCGTACAGGAGTATTCAGAACTACTTAAGAAGAGG TCGGGAAGCCTGTAACGAAGGAGAAGGAGACCCGCCGCTGTATGTGAACGTGAACATGTTCAGCGGGCAGCTGATGAACACTTGGATCGACTCTCTGCAGGCCTTCTTCCCCGGACTGCAG GTTCTGATAGGAGATGTGGAAGATGCCATCTGCCTCCATGCCTTTTACTATGCCATCTGGAAACGCTACGGGGCCCTCCCTGAGAGGTATAACTGGCAGCTCCAGGCCCCCGACGTGCTCTTCTACCCGCTGAGACCCGAGTTAGTGGAGTCTACATATCTTCTCTACCAG GTGTGGTTATGCAACGTTGCATCACGTCATAGACAAATCCAAAGAGGACCGGATGGAGAGCTTCTTTCTCAGTGA